The following proteins are co-located in the Chaetodon trifascialis isolate fChaTrf1 chromosome 14, fChaTrf1.hap1, whole genome shotgun sequence genome:
- the fut9a gene encoding 4-galactosyl-N-acetylglucosaminide 3-alpha-L-fucosyltransferase 9, whose product MPSAPFHRILRPLLLGTFILGCFVTLFLMYFKPSTSWLSGPVESTVSTDRVKNLFSTKSDKNVTTVLIWLWPFGQTYDLGVCSSLFNIEGCFITADRNLYNKSDGVVIHHRDICTDLSNLPPLQRPSFQKWIWMNLESPSHSSQLPGIENLFNLTLNYRQDADIEVPYGSIVAAEGEEDFVPPSKNKLICWIVSNWNQDHVRVKYYNELYKHIEVHAYGQAFGEYISDQDYFPTIASCKFYLAFENSIHKDYITEKLYNPLSVGTVPVVLGPPRQNYENFIQGDAFIHVDDFTSPKELADYLLLLDKNEEMYLRYFEWRRHFKVKKAYFWAEHTCLACDYLRRHKEYKAFNNLDKWYWGG is encoded by the coding sequence ATGCCATCTGCACCTTTTCACAGAATCCTACGACCCCTCCTGCTCGGCACTTTCATACTGGGATGCTTTGTGACCctgtttttgatgtattttaaaCCATCCACCAGCTGGTTATCGGGTCCTGTAGAGTCAACAGTGTCCACAGACCGGGTCAAGAACCTCTTCTCCACCAAGAGCGATAAAAACGTAACCACCGTGCTGATCTGGCTCTGGCCCTTCGGACAAACCTACGACCTGGGTGTGTGCAGCTCTCTCTTCAACATCGAGGGCTGCTTCATCACCGCAGACAGGAACCTCTACAACAAGTCGGATGGGGTCGTCATCCATCACCGAGACATCTGCACCGACCTCTCCAACCTGCCGCCGCTGCAGCGACCATCCTTCCAGAAGTGGATATGGATGAACTTGGAGTCGCCGTCGCACTCCTCCCAGCTGCCTGGGATCGAGAACCTGTTCAATCTGACTCTCAATTACCGTCAGGATGCTGACATTGAAGTGCCTTATGGGTCCATCGTAGCAgcggagggggaggaggacTTTGTCCCACCCAGCAAAAACAAGCTGATCTGCTGGATTGTGAGCAACTGGAACCAGGACCACGTGCGAGTGAAATACTACAATGAGCTCTACAAACACATTGAGGTTCACGCGTATGGACAAGCCTTCGGGGAGTACATCTCTGACCAAGACTACTTCCCCACCATCGCCAGCTGTAAGTTCTACCTGGCTTTCGAGAACTCCATCCACAAGGACTACATTACTGAAAAACTGTACAACCCGCTCTCTGTGGGGACAGTGCCAGTGGTTCTCGGCCCGCCCAGGCAGAACTACGAGAACTTTATCCAGGGAGACGCCTTCATCCACGTGGACGACTTCACCTCGCCCAAGGAGCTGGCTGATTACCTGCTGCTCCTGGACAAGAACGAGGAAATGTACCTCAGGTACTTTGAGTGGCGGCGGCACTTTAAAGTAAAGAAGGCCTATTTCTGGGCAGAGCACACATGCCTGGCTTGTGATTACCTGCGCAGGCACAAGGAGTACAAGGCATTCAATAACCTTGACAAGTGGTACTGGGGCGGGTAG
- the fhl5 gene encoding four and a half LIM domains protein 5, whose translation MSTNERFDCHYCKDSLLGKKYIMKEDTQYCTKCYENLFANCCEGCSLPIGCNCKDLSYKDRHWHEQCFKCGKCSRSLVEKAFAAKDDLLLCTECYANDYSSKCTTCKKTVMPGSRKMEYKGNSWHETCFLCHRCQQPIGTKSFIPKDTGYFCVSCFEKQFAYQCCACKKAITTGGVTYQDKPWHRECFLCIGCRKQLSGQRFTSRENYPYCLECFSNLYAKKCVGCTKPITSLAGAKYISFEERQWHSECFTCMQCSMSLVGRGFLTQRDNILCTDCGREK comes from the exons atGTCCACCAACGAGCGTTTCGACTGCCATTACTGCAAAGACTCCCTGCTGGGGAAGAAGTACATAATGAAAGAGGACACGCAGTACTGCACTAAGTGCTATGAGAACCTTTTCGCCAACTGCTGCGAGGGCTGCTCCTTACCAATTGGCTGTAACTGCAAG GACTTGTCCTACAAGGACCGTCACTGGCACGAGCAGTGTTTCAAGTGCGGAAAGTGCAGTCGCTCTCTGGTGGAAAAGGCCTTTGCCGCCAAAGATGATTTGTTGCTCTGCACTGAATGCTACGCCAATGATTACTCCTCCAAGTGCACCACCTGCAAGAAAACCGTCATGCCGG GTTCCCGTAAAATGGAATACAAGGGGAACAGCTGGCATGAGACCTGCTTCCTGTGCCACCGCTGCCAGCAGCCAATAGGAACCAAGTCCTTCATCCCAAAAGACACCGGCTACTTCTGTGTGTCCTGCTTCGAGAAGCAGTTTGCCTACCAGTGCTGTGCTTGTAAGAAG GCGATCACAACAGGTGGGGTGACATACCAAGACAAGCCCTGGCACCGTGAGTGTTTCCTATGCATCGGGTGCAGAAAGCAGCTGTCAGGTCAGCGCTTCACCTCCAGGGAAAACTACCCCTACTGCCTCGAATGCTTCAGCAACCTGTATGCAAAGAAGTGTGTGGGCTGCACCAAGCCCATCACCA gTCTGGCAGGGGCCAAGTACATCTCCTTTGAGGAGCGCCAGTGGCACAGCGAGTGCTTCACCTGCATGCAGTGCTCCATGTCCCTGGTGGGACGCGGCTTCCTCACCCAGCGAGACAACATTTTGTGCACTGACTGTGGCCGGGAGAAGTGA
- the LOC139342297 gene encoding transforming growth factor-beta receptor-associated protein 1, producing MAFKAFTQTHVYEKQAAPKDKDRSGIQCLECYDRHVYIGTKDATVQHLILPSATNGDLSAGQSKTREGRARKLGSSNQVAQLRAVPLFNHLLVLWDRSVTALNMFSLEPIPALKKIQHVSLFEVCDSLLAAQTACVHMVTSSSRRKVIRIHVVGVDRWEVVKEVPLLQDPVALAVDGASLCVATSDRYLLCDIETGSSEELFPHNHSRQRVIVCSVGRGEFLLNGPESLGMFVMKTGICQRPPLQWPQEVVAAGVCFPYILTLQPQVLSVYSMVDQQYKQSVSLSGAKGLLSTSDGVLVFTERDIFSLRLVPFEEQIQTLVRHKRVEEALLLLDGVQDRRPLDSYKELQKTITCLAGFSHFYQQGFYEARDLFIKGELDPREIIRLYPDMQSGLSEDFKSQLDQGNQGWDLQVLWQEDKNTFHHYLGFLGDFLRAVREMEQGLKCIKEVDCALLRLYVEVGDTENLQQLVAFPNECSLDHCVPVLEQHNRFFALGSLYQSHGNDTDAIKTWVKIADGIHKDPSCSDVYGHIVCTLSHLRDRDVVWEFADWTVQRNQEVGVQIFSRRPPDDPIETQDVLALLEKYPLAMLLYLEFLIHDLNSVDERHHNRLALAYVTQMLQEEEEADLRKTRGKLQQQLWESKFYDVSTVYERVKSTILHTEKAILLGRTGDYSQALQVLVHQERDPQAAEAFCCRAAQGRDSQFRQTLLLTLLQIYLSSGDLASAAVDLLNNNPQFFAAEKVIQLLPHSWSVQLVSQFLVGSLRETLHQRRMARLQKALSQVELLRHKAIWTQASKTKFSVDKGQKCKVCQRDLAEPQFACSLHGELMHTSCTGLSSS from the exons ATGGCTTTTAAAGCATTTACGCAAACACATGTCTATGAAAAGCAAGCTGCCCCCAAAGATAAGGACAGATCTGGTATCCAGTGCCTCGAGTGCtatgacagacatgtgtataTAGGGACCAAAGATGCAACAGTCCAGCATCTCATCCTTCCCAGTGCCACAAATGGAGACCTGAGTGCTGGCCAGAGCAAAACCAGAGAAGGTAGGGCAAGAAAACTAGGCTCAAGCAACCAAGTAGCCCAACTGAGGGCAGTCCCACTTTTCAACCATCTGCTGGTCCTGTGGGACCGCAGTGTTACTGCCCTCAACATGTTCTCCTTAGAGCCCATTCCAGCTCTGAAGAAGATCCAGCATGTGTCTTTGTTTGAGGTGTGCGACTCACTGCTCGCAGCCCAGACGGCGTGTGTGCATATGGTGACTTCCTCCAGCCGCAGGAAAGTGATCCGGATCCACGTGGTGGGAGTGGACAGGTGGGAGGTTGTAAAGGAAGTCCCTCTGCTCCAGGACCCTGTGGCCTTGGCAGTGGACGGTGCCAGTCTGTGTGTAGCTACCAGCGACAGGTATCTCCTCTGTGATATTGAGACTGGGAGCAGTGAGGAGCTTTTTCCGCACAACCACAGCAGGCAGCGAGTCATTGTTTGCTCAGTGGGACGAGGGGAATTCCTCCTGAACGGGCCTGAATCTTTAG GCATGTTTGTGATGAAGACAGGGATATGCCAGCGCCCTCCCCTGCAGTGGCCTCAGGAGGTGGTGGCAGCCGGAGTTTGTTTCCCTTATATCCTAACCCTGCAGCCCCAAGTGCTGTCTGTCTACAGCATGGTAGATCAGCAGTACAAACAGAGTGTGAGTCTCAGTGGAGCCAAGGGTCTGCTCTCCACATCAG ATGGTGTGTTAGTgttcacagagagagacattttcAGCCTGCGTCTGGTGCCATTTGAAGAGCAGATCCAGACACTTGTGAGGCACAAGAGGGTCGAGGAGGCCTTATTGCTGCTGGATGGAGTTCAAGACCGTCGTCCACTTGACTCATACAAG GAACTGCAAAAGACCATCACTTGCCTGGCtggattttctcatttttaccAGCAGGGTTTTTACGAGGCCAGAGATCTATTCAT TAAAGGTGAGCTGGACCCCAGAGAAATCATCCGTCTCTACCCTGACATGCAGTCGGGTCTCAGCGAAGACTTTAAGTCTCAGCTTGATCAAGGGAACCAGGGCTGGGATCTCCAGGTGCTCTGGcaagaggacaaaaacacatttcatcattACCTGGGCTTCCTGGGAGATTTTCTCAGAGCAGTCAGGGAGATGGAGCAAGGCCTCAAGTGCATTAAGGAGGTGGACTGCGCCCTCCTGAGGCTGTATGTAGAAGTGGGAGACACTGAaaatctgcagcagcttgtgGCATTTCCCAATGAGTGCAGTTTGGACCACTGTGTTCCTGTTTTGGAGCAACACAACAG gttttttgCGTTAGGTTCCCTCTATCAAAGCCATGGAAATGACACTGATGCAATTAAG ACTTGGGTGAAAATTGCAGATGGCATCCACAAAGACCCCTCTTGCTCGGATGTGTACGGCCACATAGTGTGCACTCTGAGTCACCTGCGAGACAGAGATGTAGTGTGGGAATTTGCAGACTGGACTGTGCAAAGAAACCAGGAG GTAGGTGTGCAGATTTTCAGCAGGCGTCCACCAGATGATCCAATTGAGACCCAAGATGTCCTTGCTCTCTTGGAGAAGTATCCACTGGCAATGCTTTTGTATCTTGAGTTCTTAATCCATGATTTGAACAGTGTG GACGAGAGACATCACAACCGTCTGGCCCTGGCATATGTTACTCAGATGctgcaagaggaagaggaagcagattTGAGGAAGACCAGAGGGAagttgcagcagcagctatGGGAATCCAAGTTCTATGATGTCTCCACTGTGTATG AGAGAGTCAAGTCAACAATCCTGCACACAGAGAAAGCCATTCTCCTAGGTAGGACTGGTGATTACTCTCAGGCACTGCAGGTGCTTGTCCACCAGGAGCGAGACCCCCAGGCTGCAGAGGCCTTCTGCTGCAGGGCTGCCCAGGGTCGAGACTCACAGTTCAGACAGACCCTGCTGCTCACCTTGCTCCAAATCTACCTGAGCTCAGGGGATCTCGCCAGTGCTGCTGTGGATCTGCTCAACAACAATCCTCAGTTCTTTGCAGCAGAGAAGGTCATCCAGCTCCTGCCTCACTCCTGGTCTGTTCAGCTGGTCTCCCAGTTTTTAGTTGGATCCCTCAGAGAAACCTTGCACCAGAGGCGGATGGCAAGGCTGCAAAAGGCATTGAGCCAGGTGGAGCTATTGCGGCACAAGGCCATTTGG acgCAGGCCTCAAAAACAAAGTTCAGTGTGGACAAGGGGCAGAAGTGTAAGGTTTGTCAGAGAGACCTTGCTGAGCCACAGTTTGCTTGTAGTCTCCATGGTGAGCTGATGCACACAAGCTGCACTGGTCTCTCATCATCGTAA